GATTTAAACAGATGAGAGAAACTTGAGCCTATCTAAATGCTGATGAACAGGAGTCAGTAGAGAAAGGTTGAAAATACTAGGAAAGGAGTCGTAGGTAATTGATAACTGAGTCTCAGAGGAGGCGGGAAAGGGTGAAATTCAAAGTGTAGATGTAGGTCTTAGTATTAGAAAGGAGGAGGGACCCTATTATGACCAGTTAAAGAAAAGATACATGTGGACAGTGACATCTTTTGTGGGTAGAAGCTTGTATTTTCTCTCACCTAGAAACTGAATATTGAGAGTgactggagaaatagaaaatctgtttTTTGCTATTATCATTTCAGATTGTGAGAACGATGAATCAGTGACAAAGGACAATTTGGGAGAAAAATCACACGGACTTCGCCAGGGACCTTCATTTGGAGCAGTTAGTGAACATGAAAGCAATTTAAAGTGGCAGCAAGGAAGTCCTACAGTGGAGCGATTAAGAAAATCCCCTTCCCAAGGGGGCAGTTTTAGTCAAGTAACCTTCACACACAAATCTCTGGGAAAGAGAGACCACCATGATGAGTCTGAGAGAAGCTTGATTCTAAGCACAAACTCAATAACGTATCAGAAAGTTCCTGCAGAAGAGAGACCCTATAGATGTGACGTATGTGGGCACAGCTTCAAACAGCATTCCTCTCTAACGCAACATCAGAGAATCCATACCGGAGAAAAGCCCTATAAATGTAACCAGTGTGGAAAGGCCTTTAGTTTGAGGTCATATCTTATTattcatcagagaattcatagtGGTGAGAAAGCATATGAatgtagtgaatgtgggaaagccttcaatCAGAGCTCAGCCCTCATTAGACATCGGAaaattcatactggtgagaaagcttgtaaatgtaa
This genomic stretch from Equus przewalskii isolate Varuska chromosome 7, EquPr2, whole genome shotgun sequence harbors:
- the ZNF397 gene encoding zinc finger protein 397 isoform X5, with amino-acid sequence MQLKPWEPCLSPKSDCENDESVTKDNLGEKSHGLRQGPSFGAVSEHESNLKWQQGSPTVERLRKSPSQGGSFSQVTFTHKSLGKRDHHDESERSLILSTNSITYQKVPAEERPYRCDVCGHSFKQHSSLTQHQRIHTGEKPYKCNQCGKAFSLRSYLIIHQRIHSGEKAYECSECGKAFNQSSALIRHRKIHTGEKACKCNECGKAFSQSSYLIIHQRIHTGEKPYECNECGKTFSQSSKLIRHQRIHTGERPYECNECGKAFRQSSELITHQRIHSGEKPYECNECGKAFSLSSNLIRHQRIHSGEEPYQCNECGKTFKRSSALVQHQRIHSGDEAYICNECGKAFRHRSVLMRHQRVHSVK